The proteins below come from a single Terriglobia bacterium genomic window:
- the rplL gene encoding 50S ribosomal protein L7/L12, whose translation MADLQQLEEQIVGLSLLEAAELVKKLEGRLGVSAAAAAPVMVAGAAGGAAAAAPAEEKTEFTVVLTAAGANKINVIKAVREVTSLGLKEAKDLVDGAPKTVKEGVSKDEAATIQKKFQEAGATVEVK comes from the coding sequence ATGGCGGATCTGCAGCAGTTGGAAGAACAGATTGTTGGTTTGTCGCTGCTCGAAGCGGCTGAACTGGTGAAGAAGTTGGAAGGTCGTCTTGGCGTGTCGGCTGCGGCCGCTGCCCCGGTCATGGTTGCCGGCGCGGCTGGCGGCGCGGCTGCCGCGGCCCCGGCGGAAGAGAAGACGGAATTCACCGTCGTTCTGACCGCCGCCGGCGCCAACAAGATCAACGTGATCAAGGCTGTCCGCGAAGTCACCAGCCTTGGCCTGAAGGAAGCGAAGGACCTGGTGGATGGCGCTCCCAAGACCGTGAAGGAAGGCGTGTCGAAGGACGAAGCAGCAACCATCCAGAAGAAGTTCCAGGAAGCTGGCGCGACCGTAGAAGTTAAGTAG
- the rplJ gene encoding 50S ribosomal protein L10, with product MAVTKAKKIEQVDQLTSELKDVNSGIVAEFGKLTVEMDFELRKAVRNAGGKYRVVKNTLAERAVKGTAFEKSLKDLAGRTSIAYTKGDIVALAKALTKYAKDNPELTFKSGVVEGRVIEAKEINALASLPSKEELYSKLLFLLNAPAQRLVTVMNATGRDLAVVVNQGVQEKKFKEAQ from the coding sequence ATGGCTGTCACAAAAGCGAAAAAGATTGAACAGGTCGATCAACTCACCAGCGAGCTGAAGGACGTCAACAGCGGCATCGTTGCAGAGTTCGGCAAGTTGACCGTCGAAATGGATTTCGAGCTGCGCAAGGCGGTTCGTAACGCCGGCGGCAAGTACCGCGTCGTCAAGAACACTCTCGCAGAGCGTGCCGTGAAGGGCACCGCTTTCGAGAAGAGTCTGAAGGACCTCGCCGGTCGCACCTCGATCGCATATACCAAGGGCGACATCGTTGCGCTCGCCAAAGCCCTCACCAAGTACGCCAAGGACAACCCGGAACTCACATTCAAATCCGGCGTCGTTGAAGGGCGTGTCATTGAGGCCAAAGAGATCAACGCCCTGGCGAGCCTGCCTTCCAAGGAAGAGCTCTACAGCAAGCTGTTGTTCCTGCTCAACGCTCCGGCGCAGCGCCTGGTCACCGTGATGAACGCGACTGGACGCGACCTCGCGGTCGTCGTAAACCAGGGCGTACAGGAAAAGAAGTTCAAGGAAGCGCAGTAG
- the rplA gene encoding 50S ribosomal protein L1 codes for MARKPGKNIEKARKEVEARPYVLQDAIQLLQKVKFAKFDETISVTLRLGVDPKHADQMVRGTVVLPHGLGKSKKVLVIASGDKLREAEAAGADFVGGEDMVEKIQKENWTDYDAVVATPDMMRSVGKLGKVLGPRGLMPNPKTGTVTMDIAKAVTEVKAGKVEFRTDKTALVHVPVGKISFTADKLVDNANTVISSVIKAKPAVAKGKYIKACYISSTMGPGIQLDTTAQEAAAKA; via the coding sequence ATGGCAAGGAAACCAGGAAAGAATATCGAGAAGGCGCGTAAGGAGGTCGAAGCCCGTCCTTACGTCCTGCAGGATGCGATACAGCTCTTGCAGAAGGTGAAGTTCGCCAAGTTCGACGAGACCATCTCGGTCACGCTTCGCCTCGGAGTCGATCCGAAGCACGCCGACCAGATGGTGCGCGGCACCGTGGTTCTGCCGCACGGACTGGGCAAGTCGAAGAAGGTGCTCGTCATAGCTTCCGGCGACAAACTCCGCGAAGCCGAAGCGGCCGGTGCCGATTTCGTCGGTGGCGAAGACATGGTCGAGAAGATCCAGAAGGAAAACTGGACCGACTACGATGCCGTCGTCGCGACCCCCGACATGATGCGTTCCGTCGGTAAACTCGGTAAGGTACTTGGCCCCCGCGGCCTCATGCCAAACCCGAAGACCGGTACGGTCACCATGGACATCGCCAAGGCCGTCACCGAAGTGAAGGCCGGTAAAGTCGAGTTCCGCACCGACAAGACGGCACTCGTTCACGTCCCCGTCGGCAAGATTTCCTTCACCGCCGACAAGCTGGTCGACAACGCCAACACCGTCATCAGCAGCGTGATCAAGGCGAAGCCGGCTGTCGCCAAAGGTAAGTACATCAAGGCCTGCTACATCAGTTCCACCATGGGCCCCGGCATCCAGCTGGACACAACGGCCCAGGAGGCCGCCGCTAAGGCGTAA
- the rplK gene encoding 50S ribosomal protein L11, with amino-acid sequence MAKKVTGSVKLQIEAGKATPAPPVGPALGQAQINIMEFCKQFNAKTQNKELAGLIIPVVVTVYSDRSFTFITKTPPASILLKRAAAVAKGSGEPNKTKVGTVTEKQVADIAKQKMPDLNAASLESAIKSVKGTARSMGIEVTA; translated from the coding sequence ATGGCAAAGAAGGTCACAGGTTCCGTAAAACTGCAGATCGAAGCGGGCAAGGCTACCCCGGCGCCGCCGGTTGGTCCCGCCCTCGGTCAGGCGCAGATCAACATCATGGAGTTCTGCAAACAGTTCAACGCAAAGACGCAGAACAAGGAATTGGCCGGACTCATTATTCCGGTCGTCGTAACGGTTTACAGTGACCGTTCGTTCACGTTCATCACGAAGACGCCGCCCGCCTCGATCCTCTTGAAGCGCGCCGCCGCCGTGGCGAAGGGTTCTGGCGAACCCAACAAGACAAAGGTCGGCACCGTGACCGAAAAGCAGGTCGCCGACATCGCCAAGCAGAAGATGCCCGACCTCAACGCTGCCTCGTTGGAATCCGCGATCAAGAGCGTCAAGGGAACCGCGCGTTCCATGGGCATTGAGGTCACCGCGTAA
- the nusG gene encoding transcription termination/antitermination protein NusG, whose amino-acid sequence MEELNQNNHDEQEPREEQAAERSGDTPAQPPTEGSTSATEPPKNPNMKWYIVHTYSGFERKVRESLESRIHAFGLEGKIGKVLIPTESVTEVRGGKKYTSERMFYPGYVLVEMDLTGFRTGGEGDHVWHVVKSTPRVTGFVGTANDPTPLSEEEVNHIVYRVADSKEKPKLKVKYEKNESVRITDGPFTTFTGVVDEVNEDRETLKVMVTIFGRSTPVELEFGQVEKVLS is encoded by the coding sequence ATGGAAGAGCTTAATCAAAATAATCACGACGAGCAGGAACCCCGCGAAGAGCAGGCGGCTGAACGGTCGGGCGATACGCCCGCCCAGCCTCCAACGGAAGGTTCCACTTCGGCTACCGAGCCCCCCAAGAACCCGAACATGAAGTGGTACATCGTCCACACCTATTCGGGCTTCGAGCGCAAGGTTCGTGAGTCGCTGGAGTCTCGTATTCACGCCTTCGGCCTCGAAGGAAAAATCGGCAAAGTGCTGATCCCGACCGAGTCGGTCACCGAGGTTCGTGGCGGCAAGAAGTACACCTCGGAGCGCATGTTCTATCCCGGCTACGTGCTGGTCGAAATGGATCTGACAGGGTTCCGTACCGGCGGCGAAGGCGATCACGTGTGGCACGTGGTTAAATCGACGCCCCGCGTCACCGGCTTCGTTGGCACCGCGAACGATCCGACGCCGCTCAGCGAGGAAGAAGTCAACCACATCGTTTACCGCGTCGCCGACAGCAAGGAGAAGCCGAAGCTCAAGGTCAAGTACGAGAAGAACGAGTCCGTCCGCATAACCGACGGTCCCTTTACGACCTTTACCGGCGTGGTCGACGAAGTCAACGAAGATCGCGAGACCCTGAAAGTCATGGTCACCATCTTCGGACGCAGTACCCCTGTCGAACTCGAGTTCGGCCAGGTAGAAAAGGTTCTCAGTTAA